From Oncorhynchus masou masou isolate Uvic2021 chromosome 7, UVic_Omas_1.1, whole genome shotgun sequence, one genomic window encodes:
- the LOC135542934 gene encoding uncharacterized protein LOC135542934, producing the protein MNNGDNPFFSFSNILPSQQDPGPIQSTPDPDPIQSTPDPDSIQSTPDPIQSTPDPNPIQSSLDPIQSTPDPGPIQSTPDPDPIQPHHSTPDPIPSTPDPGPIPSTPDPIPSTPDPIQSTPDPIQPHHSTPDPIPSTPDPGPIPSTPDPIPSTPDPIQSTPDSDPTIPPQTPSSPPQTPPFHPRPRPHPVHPRP; encoded by the exons ATGAACAACGGCGACAAccccttcttctctttctccaacATCCTTCCCTCCCAGCAAG ACCCTggccccatccagtccaccccagaccctgaccccatccagtccaccccagaccctgactccatccagtccacccctgaccccatccagtccaccccagacccaaACCCCATCCAGTCCAGCctagaccccatccagtccaccccagaccctggccccatccagtccaccccagacccagaccccatcca accccaccattccaccccagaccccatcccgtccaccccagaccctggcCCCATCCcgtccaccccagaccccatcccgtccaccccagaccccatccagtccaccccagaccccatcca accccaccattccaccccagaccccatcccgtccaccccagaccctggcCCCATCCcgtccaccccagaccccatcccgtccaccccagaccccatccagtccaccccagactcAGACCCCACCATTCCACCCCAGActccatccagtccaccccagaccccaccattccaccccagacccagaccccatccagtccaccccagaccctga